A genomic segment from Bradyrhizobium sp. ISRA430 encodes:
- a CDS encoding ATP-binding protein — MPRKPSKSPAGKGLKTPAGKPARVAAKRPTAAPVDLSQERIVRALETIAAHLSAQASPAAVAESFDRADAFVWHPDGRLSAVPRVSRVELFLLKGVDRMRDILMENTERFADGLPANNALLWGARGMGKSSLVKAAHASINADRAAADRLKLIEIHREDIESLPSLMEQLRASSFRFIVFCDDLSFDGNDASYKSLKAVLEGGIEGRPDNVILYATSNRRHLLAREMIENERSTAINPGEAVEEKVSLSDRFGLWLGFHRCSQDEYLAMVRGYCSHFGIKIDDEALEREALEWSTTRGSRSGRVAWQFVQELAGRLGVKLTVK, encoded by the coding sequence ATGCCCAGAAAACCAAGTAAAAGCCCGGCCGGCAAAGGCCTCAAGACCCCTGCCGGAAAGCCCGCCCGCGTCGCGGCAAAACGCCCCACAGCAGCCCCCGTCGACCTCTCCCAGGAGCGCATCGTCCGCGCGCTGGAGACCATCGCGGCGCACCTTTCCGCCCAGGCGAGCCCCGCCGCGGTGGCCGAATCGTTCGACCGCGCCGATGCCTTCGTCTGGCACCCGGACGGCCGCCTCTCGGCGGTACCGCGGGTCAGCCGTGTCGAGCTCTTCCTGCTGAAGGGCGTCGACCGCATGCGCGACATCCTCATGGAGAACACCGAGCGCTTCGCAGACGGCCTGCCCGCCAACAATGCGCTGCTCTGGGGCGCGCGCGGCATGGGCAAGTCGTCACTGGTGAAGGCCGCTCACGCCAGCATCAATGCCGACCGCGCCGCCGCTGACAGGTTGAAGCTGATCGAGATCCATCGCGAGGACATCGAGAGCCTGCCCTCGCTGATGGAGCAGCTTCGGGCCTCCTCCTTCCGCTTCATCGTGTTCTGCGACGACCTCTCCTTCGACGGGAACGACGCCTCGTACAAGTCGCTCAAGGCCGTGCTCGAAGGCGGCATCGAGGGCCGGCCAGACAACGTCATTCTCTACGCCACCTCAAACCGCCGCCATCTGCTGGCGCGCGAGATGATCGAGAACGAGCGCTCGACCGCAATCAATCCCGGCGAAGCGGTCGAGGAGAAGGTCTCGCTGTCGGACCGCTTCGGCCTCTGGCTCGGTTTCCACCGTTGCAGCCAGGACGAATACCTCGCGATGGTGCGCGGCTATTGCAGCCATTTCGGCATCAAGATCGACGACGAGGCGCTGGAGCGCGAAGCGCTGGAATGGTCGACGACGCGCGGCTCGCGCTCGGGCCGCGTCGCCTGGCAGTTCGTGCAGGAGCTGGCGGGACGGCTGGGTGTGAAGCTGACGGTGAAGTAG
- the yajC gene encoding preprotein translocase subunit YajC — protein sequence MFITPAYAQAAGAGDTNSMLMSLLPFALIFVIMYFLILRPQQKKVRDHADLVKNIRRGDTVVTSGGLVGKVTKVVDDDQIEFEISDGVRVRQMRQMISGVRAKGEPAKESAKDDTSAS from the coding sequence ATGTTCATTACCCCTGCGTATGCCCAGGCTGCGGGCGCTGGCGACACCAACAGCATGTTGATGTCGCTGCTGCCGTTCGCCCTGATCTTCGTGATCATGTACTTCCTGATTCTGCGGCCGCAGCAGAAGAAGGTGCGCGACCATGCCGACCTCGTGAAGAACATCCGCCGCGGCGACACCGTGGTGACCTCGGGCGGCCTCGTCGGCAAGGTCACCAAGGTCGTCGACGACGACCAGATCGAGTTCGAAATTTCCGACGGCGTGCGCGTGCGGCAGATGCGCCAGATGATCTCCGGCGTGCGCGCCAAGGGCGAGCCGGCCAAGGAAAGCGCCAAGGACGACACCTCGGCGAGCTGA
- the secD gene encoding protein translocase subunit SecD → MLYFTRWRALGIILTALIVCLCAVPNFFPEAQVKTWPAWAQRRLVLGLDLQGGSYLLLEVDSNYVKKEKLDQVRDDVRRALREAKIGYTGLVTRGDAVEVRVKDTDLQPALAKLRDLAQPIGGLLGSGSQRDLEVTDAGGGLIRLALSQPAMVERMRRTIEQSIQIVERRVNELGTVEPVIQRQGNDRILVQVPGLQDPTHLKELLGKTAKMEFRMVDTSISPDQAQQGRLPPESELLMSTSSPKVPYVVKKQVLVSGGELTDAQPGFDQRTNEPIVSFRFNSVGARKFAQATTENVGLPFAIVLDNEVISAPVIREPITGGQGQISGNFTVQSANDLAVLLRAGALPAPLTVVEERTVGPGLGQDSIEKGELAAYVGSIMVIVFMLLTYRLFGLFANIAVAINVAMIFGLLSLLNATLTLPGIAGIVLTVGIAVDSNVLIYERIREELRGGRNAISAIDAGFKRALATILDSNITTFIAAAVLFYIGTGPVRGFAVTLGIGIITTVFTAFTLTRLIVAGWVRWKRPQSVPI, encoded by the coding sequence ATGTTGTATTTCACGCGGTGGAGGGCGCTGGGGATTATCCTGACAGCGCTGATCGTGTGCCTCTGCGCGGTCCCGAACTTCTTCCCCGAGGCGCAGGTCAAGACCTGGCCCGCCTGGGCGCAGCGCCGGCTCGTGCTGGGCCTCGACCTGCAGGGCGGTTCCTATCTGCTGCTCGAGGTCGATTCCAACTACGTGAAGAAAGAGAAGCTCGACCAGGTCCGCGACGATGTCCGCCGCGCCCTGCGCGAGGCCAAGATCGGTTACACCGGCCTCGTGACCCGCGGCGACGCGGTCGAGGTCCGCGTCAAGGACACCGACCTGCAGCCCGCGCTCGCCAAGCTGCGTGACCTCGCGCAGCCGATCGGCGGCCTTTTAGGCTCGGGTTCGCAACGTGACCTGGAGGTCACCGATGCCGGCGGCGGCCTGATTCGGTTGGCGCTGTCGCAGCCCGCGATGGTCGAGCGCATGCGCCGCACGATCGAGCAGTCGATCCAGATCGTCGAGCGCCGCGTCAACGAGCTCGGCACCGTCGAGCCGGTGATCCAGCGCCAGGGCAATGACCGCATCCTGGTGCAGGTGCCGGGGCTTCAGGATCCGACGCATCTGAAGGAGCTGCTCGGCAAGACCGCGAAGATGGAATTCCGGATGGTCGATACTTCGATATCGCCGGACCAGGCGCAGCAGGGCAGGCTGCCGCCGGAATCCGAGCTCCTGATGAGCACGAGCTCGCCGAAGGTGCCTTACGTCGTCAAGAAGCAGGTGCTGGTCTCGGGCGGTGAGCTCACCGATGCGCAGCCCGGTTTCGACCAGCGCACCAACGAGCCGATCGTCAGCTTCCGCTTCAATTCGGTCGGCGCCCGCAAGTTCGCGCAGGCCACGACCGAAAATGTCGGGCTGCCGTTTGCAATCGTGCTCGACAATGAGGTGATCTCGGCGCCGGTGATCCGCGAGCCGATCACCGGCGGGCAGGGGCAGATCTCCGGCAATTTCACCGTCCAGTCCGCCAACGACCTCGCCGTGCTGTTGCGCGCCGGCGCACTGCCGGCGCCGCTCACGGTTGTCGAGGAGCGCACGGTGGGTCCCGGCCTCGGCCAGGACTCTATCGAGAAGGGCGAGCTTGCCGCCTATGTCGGCTCGATCATGGTCATCGTGTTCATGCTGTTGACCTACCGGCTGTTCGGCCTGTTCGCCAACATTGCGGTGGCGATCAACGTCGCCATGATCTTCGGGCTGTTGTCGCTGCTCAACGCCACGCTGACGCTGCCCGGCATCGCCGGCATCGTGCTCACCGTCGGCATCGCGGTCGACTCCAACGTGCTGATCTACGAGCGCATCCGCGAGGAGCTCCGCGGTGGCCGCAACGCCATCTCGGCGATCGACGCCGGCTTCAAGCGGGCGCTGGCGACCATCCTCGATTCCAACATCACGACCTTCATTGCCGCCGCTGTGCTGTTCTACATCGGCACCGGTCCGGTGCGCGGCTTCGCCGTGACGCTTGGCATCGGCATCATCACCACGGTGTTCACCGCCTTCACGCTGACCCGGCTGATCGTGGCCGGGTGGGTGCGGTGGAAGCGGCCGCAGAGCGTGCCGATCTAG
- the secF gene encoding protein translocase subunit SecF, translating into MTHYVLIGLGVLIAILTVVAALGVLPSLRIVPDDTHFDFTRFRRISFPISAALSIVAITLFFTHGLNFGIDFRGGTLLEVQAKSGTADIAAMRTTLDALRLGEVQLQQFGGPENVLIRVAEQPGGDAAQQEAVQKVRGALGDTVEYRRVEVVGPRVSGELLAFGMLGLMLAIVAILIYLWFRFEWQFALGAMIANVHDIVLTIGFMSISQVDFDLTSIAALLTILGYSLNDTVVIYDRIREMLRRYKKMPMPQLLNESINSTLSRSIITHVTVTLALLALLLFGGHAIHSFTAVMMFGVVLVGTYTSIFIAAPILIYLGVGTHREDTADTAAPAKKNRP; encoded by the coding sequence GTGACCCACTACGTTCTCATCGGGCTTGGCGTCCTGATTGCCATTCTCACCGTCGTTGCCGCGCTCGGCGTGCTGCCGTCGCTGCGCATCGTCCCGGACGACACGCATTTCGACTTCACGCGCTTCCGCCGCATCAGCTTCCCGATCTCGGCGGCGCTGTCGATCGTCGCGATCACGCTGTTCTTCACCCATGGCCTGAATTTCGGCATCGACTTCCGTGGCGGCACGCTGCTCGAGGTGCAGGCCAAGTCCGGCACCGCCGACATCGCTGCGATGCGCACCACGCTCGATGCCTTGCGTCTCGGCGAAGTCCAGTTGCAGCAGTTCGGCGGCCCCGAGAACGTCCTGATCCGTGTCGCGGAGCAGCCGGGTGGTGATGCTGCCCAGCAGGAGGCAGTGCAGAAGGTCCGCGGTGCGCTCGGCGATACCGTCGAATACCGCCGCGTCGAGGTGGTGGGACCGCGCGTGTCCGGCGAGCTGCTGGCCTTCGGCATGCTCGGCCTGATGCTCGCGATCGTCGCGATCCTGATCTATCTCTGGTTCCGCTTCGAATGGCAGTTCGCGTTAGGGGCCATGATCGCCAACGTGCACGACATCGTGCTGACGATCGGCTTCATGTCGATCAGCCAGGTCGATTTCGACCTGACCAGCATCGCGGCGCTTCTGACCATTCTGGGCTATTCGCTGAACGATACAGTGGTCATCTATGACCGTATCCGTGAAATGCTGCGGCGCTATAAGAAGATGCCGATGCCGCAGCTTCTCAACGAGTCCATCAACTCGACGCTGTCGCGCTCGATCATCACCCATGTCACGGTGACGCTCGCGCTGCTCGCGCTGCTCCTGTTCGGCGGCCATGCCATCCACAGCTTCACCGCGGTGATGATGTTCGGCGTGGTGCTGGTCGGCACCTACACCTCGATCTTCATCGCGGCGCCGATCCTGATCTATCTCGGCGTGGGCACGCATCGTGAAGACACCGCGGATACGGCTGCGCCGGCAAAGAAAAATCGGCCATGA
- a CDS encoding MTH938/NDUFAF3 family protein, which translates to MTGDPNAPHFPRSAPIEAYGKGGFAFAGMSHRGSLLCLPDAIWAWDVTDPAKIDRYSLDRVFAAANSIDTLLIGTGTGLWLPPPELRQALKAVRVVLDTMQTGPAVRTYNIMIGERRRVAAALIAVP; encoded by the coding sequence ATGACCGGCGATCCCAACGCTCCGCATTTCCCGCGCTCGGCGCCGATCGAAGCCTATGGCAAGGGCGGCTTCGCTTTTGCCGGGATGTCGCATCGAGGCTCGCTGCTCTGCCTGCCTGACGCGATCTGGGCCTGGGACGTGACCGATCCCGCGAAGATCGACCGTTATTCGCTGGATCGGGTGTTCGCGGCCGCCAACAGCATCGACACATTGCTGATCGGAACCGGAACCGGCCTCTGGCTGCCGCCGCCGGAGCTGCGCCAGGCGCTGAAGGCGGTGAGGGTGGTGCTGGATACGATGCAGACCGGGCCCGCGGTACGCACCTACAACATCATGATCGGCGAACGGCGGCGTGTCGCGGCCGCCTTGATCGCCGTGCCATGA
- a CDS encoding phytoene/squalene synthase family protein, with product MSSTAPSADAVAFCADLVRSHDFPRYVATLFVPAAERRALLALYAFNVEIVRVRDQVSQPLPGEIRLQWWTDMLAGHAHGSAEGNPVAAELLRAIREFDLPVEPLSLLVDEHQFDLYNDPMPTMSALEGYLDATSSALLALAARIVAPPWAAMEHLARHAGLAQGMVQVVANLPRDAARRQLFLPQQILESHGCRMEDVFAGQQTPALRAVLDQLFNEARQHLATAASLLAEVPASARSAFLPLSQARADLRRLSRADRNPFTPAPPSRLRTLWTLWRASRSREFTK from the coding sequence ATGAGCAGCACTGCGCCTTCTGCCGATGCCGTCGCCTTCTGCGCCGATCTCGTGCGCAGCCACGACTTCCCGCGTTATGTCGCAACCCTGTTCGTGCCCGCCGCCGAGCGCCGCGCGCTGCTCGCGCTCTACGCCTTCAATGTCGAGATCGTCCGCGTACGCGACCAGGTGAGCCAGCCCTTGCCCGGCGAAATCCGCCTGCAATGGTGGACCGACATGCTGGCGGGCCATGCGCATGGCAGCGCCGAGGGCAACCCGGTGGCCGCCGAGCTCCTGCGCGCGATCCGCGAATTCGATCTGCCGGTTGAACCGTTGTCGCTGCTCGTCGACGAGCACCAGTTCGATCTCTACAACGATCCGATGCCGACCATGTCGGCCCTGGAAGGCTATCTGGATGCGACCTCTTCGGCGCTGCTCGCGCTGGCAGCCCGGATCGTGGCGCCGCCATGGGCGGCGATGGAGCACCTTGCACGCCATGCCGGGCTCGCCCAGGGCATGGTGCAGGTCGTCGCCAACCTGCCGCGCGATGCCGCGCGCCGGCAATTGTTCCTGCCGCAGCAGATTCTCGAGAGCCATGGCTGCCGCATGGAGGACGTGTTCGCCGGCCAGCAGACGCCCGCTCTGCGCGCCGTTCTCGATCAGCTCTTCAATGAAGCGCGGCAGCACCTCGCAACGGCCGCTTCGCTGCTGGCTGAGGTGCCGGCATCGGCACGATCAGCATTTTTGCCCCTGAGCCAGGCGCGCGCCGACCTGAGGCGGCTGTCGCGGGCGGATCGCAATCCGTTCACGCCGGCCCCGCCGTCGAGACTGCGCACGCTATGGACGCTGTGGCGGGCCTCGCGGTCGCGTGAATTTACCAAATAG
- a CDS encoding threonine ammonia-lyase translates to MAELSQTASSTTVDPVDLTGLPVAPADIRAAADIVRGAVVETPCNYSRTLSSICGCDIWLKFENLQFTSSFKERGALNRLTALMPEERTRGVIAMSAGNHAQGVAYHAKRLGIPATIVMPVGTPMVKVENTRHHGAEVIVTGATLEEAAAFARSHGEARGMIFVHPYDDPLVIAGQGTVGLEMLQAVPELDTLVVPIGGGGLISGIAIAAKSLKPSLRILGVEAWLYPSMYNAIHDGNLPARGDTLAEGIAVKSPGKITMEIVRRLVDDIALVNEAELERAVASLISIEKTVVEGAGAAGLAAIMSDPSRFAGQKVGLVLSGGNIDTRLIASVLTRELAREGRLTQLSLDIPDRPGQLAAVAALLAEAGANIIEVSHQRTFSDLPAKATLLQLVIETRDSAHLDEVMARLSASGLSARCT, encoded by the coding sequence ATGGCTGAGTTGTCCCAAACCGCATCTTCGACGACGGTTGACCCGGTCGATCTGACCGGCCTTCCGGTTGCGCCGGCTGATATCCGTGCCGCGGCCGACATCGTTCGGGGTGCCGTCGTCGAAACGCCCTGCAACTACAGCCGGACGCTAAGCAGCATCTGCGGCTGCGACATCTGGCTTAAATTCGAGAACCTCCAGTTCACCTCCTCGTTCAAGGAGCGCGGTGCTCTCAACCGGCTCACGGCCTTGATGCCGGAGGAACGCACGCGGGGCGTGATCGCCATGTCGGCGGGAAACCACGCGCAAGGTGTCGCCTATCACGCCAAGCGGCTCGGCATTCCCGCCACCATCGTGATGCCGGTCGGCACGCCGATGGTGAAGGTCGAGAACACCAGGCACCACGGCGCCGAGGTGATCGTCACCGGTGCGACGCTGGAGGAGGCCGCTGCGTTTGCACGAAGCCATGGCGAGGCCCGCGGCATGATCTTCGTCCACCCCTATGACGATCCGCTCGTCATCGCGGGGCAGGGCACGGTCGGGCTGGAAATGCTTCAGGCGGTGCCGGAGCTGGATACGCTGGTCGTCCCGATCGGCGGCGGCGGACTGATCAGCGGCATCGCCATTGCCGCGAAGTCGCTGAAGCCTTCATTGCGGATATTGGGTGTCGAGGCCTGGCTCTATCCCTCGATGTACAACGCGATTCACGACGGCAACCTGCCCGCGCGCGGCGACACGCTGGCCGAAGGCATTGCGGTGAAATCGCCCGGCAAGATCACCATGGAGATCGTCCGCCGTCTCGTCGACGACATCGCGCTCGTGAATGAAGCCGAGCTCGAGCGCGCGGTCGCGAGCCTGATCTCGATCGAGAAGACGGTGGTTGAGGGCGCCGGTGCCGCCGGCCTTGCCGCGATCATGTCCGATCCGTCCCGCTTTGCCGGCCAGAAGGTTGGCCTGGTCCTCAGCGGCGGCAATATCGACACGCGGCTGATCGCCTCCGTCCTGACTCGCGAGCTCGCGCGCGAGGGACGGCTGACCCAACTGTCGCTCGATATCCCCGACCGGCCGGGCCAGCTCGCTGCGGTAGCTGCGCTGCTCGCCGAGGCCGGAGCCAACATCATCGAGGTCTCGCACCAGCGGACGTTCTCTGACCTTCCGGCCAAGGCGACGCTGCTGCAACTGGTCATCGAGACGCGCGACAGCGCGCATCTCGACGAAGTCATGGCCAGACTCAGCGCGTCCGGCCTGAGCGCGCGCTGCACCTGA